One window of the Choristoneura fumiferana chromosome 18, NRCan_CFum_1, whole genome shotgun sequence genome contains the following:
- the LOC141437590 gene encoding uncharacterized protein has protein sequence MPPVKSKNNEDQRPRGRGRGRGRERGRGRGRGQGKGLAQPRELFPQSSSPSPPSPGPGPSSRSYEEEKVVILKRLADTKKRLNAIPSETRNTYVAKKREKQLERFLLPDAPPRKQTRKQSPNRSECRLMPGSPATPPARKLMPWEIIEDDPACNELATTPRQQRLEAECDTPTSVLSLDSAVEVPGFSPLRVDWTTGNLRKQTPVTPATHRSQKPGPSKANSNENIIKKDTKSKHNKKEVITGPDYGTKRAEEIFEGWCQTLQAESDEDEEDDIGDIDDKPTPVDITCEESAILPPNLAEDVRQWLEDEDADADKTITTMLPIDHLTFDWTCDHTSFKGQREIFTATPGPTFDLDDTTTPLDIFRKIFDDHLLDLIVTQTNKHSNLLIDQITTEHSRLIKWENTDREEILIFLSILILQGLAPLNVESDYFKENGYLTLKYFKNLMTYNRFTLLKRMIHFSDNMTDLRGLTCAQKKLRKIQPVLDHLNEKFGKLYIPKQNIAIDESLLKWHGRLSFAQKIATKAAKVGVKSYELCESDTGYLWSFFVYTGKDAKTTDGKDRQDENEQPDSDLTDEPVSTSASSMPPPPTNATAQIVQSLAKPLLGLGYTLIMDNFYNSPLLARYLKSKRQIVSGHCG, from the exons ATGCC ACCagttaaatcaaaaaataacgAAGACCAAAGACCACGCGGTCGTGGACGAGGACGAGGACGTGAACGAGGGCGAGGACGCGGGCGAGGACAGGGAAAGGGGTTAGCTCAGCCCAGAGAGCTATTTCCTCAAAGTTCATCACCAAGCCCACCATCACCGGGTCCAGGTCCTAGTTCcag atcaTATGAAGAAGAAAAAGTGGTAATCTTAAAACGGCTCGCCGACACCAAAAAAAGATTAAACGCTATTCCGTCAGAGACCCGTAATACCTATGTGGCCAAGAAGAGGGAGAAGCAGCTGGAGAGGTTCTTGCTGCCAGACGCCCCTCCTCGCAAGCAGACGAG GAAACAGTCGCCCAATAGAAGCGAGTGCCGGTTAATGCCTGGGTCTCCGGCGACACCTCCAGCTCGGAAGCTTATGCCGTGGGAGATAAT AGAAGATGACCCTGCCTGCAACGAATTGGCGACTACGCCTCGCCAGCAAAGGCTCGAGGCAGAATGTGATACCCCAACTAG CGTTTTAAGTTTAGATAGTGCCGTAGAAGTCCCGGGCTTCTCACCCCTGCGTGTTGACTGGACTACAGGCAATCTGA gaaaacaaacaCCGGTCACACCGGCAACGCACAGGTCCCAAAAACCGGGCCCTTCAAAGGCCAATTCAAATGAGA atATTATTAAAAAGGACACCAAAtctaaacataataaaaaagaagTGATTACTGGACCAG ATTACGGAACCAAGAGAGCGGAGGAGATTTTCGAGGGCTGGTGCCAAACCTTGCAGGCCGAAAGTGATGAAGACGAGGAAGATGATATTGGTGATATTGATGATAAGCCAACTCCCGTCGACATCACATGCGAAGAGTCCGCTATATTGCCACCAAATTTAGCCGAAGACGTTCGTCAATGGCTGGAAGACGAAGACGCAGACGCTGACAAAACTATAACGACTATGCTACCGATCGACCATCTGACATTTGACTGGACATGCGACCATACATCGTTTAAAGGACAGCGTGAGATATTTACAGCCACACCTGGACCCACATTTGATTTAGATGACACCACGACCCCACTTGATATATTCCGAAAAATCTTCGACGATCACCTCCTAGATCTAATAGTTACACAGACGAACAAGCACTCCAACTTATTAATTGACCAGATAACAACCGAACACTCAAGACTCATTAAATGGGAAAACACCGACAGAGAGGAGATACTCATTTTCCTTTCTATACTCATTTTGCAAGGGTTAGCCCCACTTAATGTCGAATCCGACTACTTTAAGGAGAATGGGTATCTCAccctgaaatattttaaaaacctcATGACATATAACCGATTTACTCTACTGAAACGAATGATACATTTTTCTGACAATATGACTGACCTGAGGGGACTCACATGTGCCCAAAAAAAGCTTCGGAAGATACAGCCTGTACTTGACCACTTAAATGAGAAGTTCGGCAAGCTGTATATTCCGAAGCAAAACATAGCCATAGACGAATCACTCCTCAAATGGCACGGTCGGCTGTCCTTTGCACAAAAAATCGCCACAAAAGCTGCCAAAGTTGGCGTAAAAAGCTACGAGTTGTGCGAGTCCGACACGGGCTATTTGTGGAGCTTTTTCGTATACACAGGAAAGGACGCGAAGACTACTGACGGCAAAGACAGACAGGACGAAAATGAACAGCCCGACAGTGACTTGACTGACGAACCTGTGTCAACTTCTGCGTCTTCGATGCCTCCACCTCCCACGAACGCCACTGCACAGATTGTCCAAAGCCTTGCAAAGCCATTGCTGGGGTTGGGGTACACGTTAATAATGGACAATTTTTATAATTCGCCATTATTAGCACGGTACCTCAAATCCAAAAGACAGATTGTTTCGGGACACTGCGGGTAA